The genomic window CGGCGATCCAGCCGCTGATCGCAAGGGCGATCATCGGCAGCGAGGCGGTGCGCAGTCCGGGCCCGACCTTCAACCTGTTCAATTGGGCGAATTCCGGCGGGCTGGTGATGGACTATCTGATCTCGCGCCTTCCGGATTTTCCCCGGACGGCCGGGCGTGTTGCGATCGGTCCGCTGTCGCTGAGAGAAATCCGCGAACAGTTCATGATCTCCAACACCCACCTGAAGCGAATTCTGACACAGGCAGCGACCATGGAGAGCGTCGGCTGGACCGAGCCTTCCCGCAAGGGCGACTTCTGGCTGTCCGGCCGCTTCATTCTTGAATACTGGAATTATCAGGCGTCGAAATTCGCCATCATCGATCAGGCCGCCGAGGCGGTGCTCGGGCCTGCGGTCCGCGACGAACCGCAGGCCGAGCGCATCAGTTCAACAGTTCCTTGACGGTCGCCGACGCCTTGGCGAAATCCATCTGCCCGGCATAACGCTCCTTGAGCGCCGCCATCACCTTGCCCATGTCCTTGACGCCCGAGGAGCCCGTCTCCGCAATGATCGCCGAGATGTTGGCGCGCACTTCGCTGTCGGAGAGCTGCTTCGGCATGAAATCCTGGATGACGATGATTTCGGCACGCTCCTTGGCAGCAAGCTCCGGCCGGGAATTCTCTTCGTAGATCTTTGCCGATTCGTCGCGCTGCTTCACCATCTTGGCGAGGATCTGCAGGATCTCGTCGTCGCTCGCCTGCTCCTTGCCGGTGCCGCGATTGGCGATATCGCGGTCCTTGATCGCGGCCTGAATGAGGCGGACGGTGGAAAGCCGCTCCGAATCCTTGGCCTTCATCGCCTCTTTCAGCTGGGTGGCGAGTTGATCGCGCAGCATGGTCTTACTCCTTTTTTGCTGCCGCTTCATAAACCACGCTGATGCGGCGGATCAAATAAATTGCGCGGTCAGGGCGACAAAGCGCAGGAAAACAGCCGCAATCTCGGCTACAAAGAGTTGACCGTAAGCGATTGCGTGGCTATCTACCGCCACCTGCACCAAAATTCGTGATCAGGCCTGAAGACGCGCGGCATAGCCGTGCCCACACGCCTGCGAGATCAAATGGCGACACGCGCGGCAACGCGCGCCGACCGCCGGAAACGGGATGAAGATGACCGCGACAGCACCCTGGACAATCGAAAAGCCGACCGCCCTGCTCGTTCTTGCCGACGGCACGGTCATCGAAGGCAAGGGCATCGGCGCCACCGGCAAGGTCCAGGCCGAAGTGGTCTTCAATACCGCACTGACCGGCTACGAAGAGATTATGACCGACCCCTCCTATCTCGGCCAGATCGTCACCTTCACCTTTCCCCATATCGGCAATATCGGCACCAACGACGAGGACATCGAGGATCTGACGCCTGCCGCCCGCCACGGCGCCGTCGGCGTCATCTTCAAGGCCGATATCACCGAACCCTCGAACTACCGCGCCGCCAAGCACCTTGACGCGTGGCTGAAGGCTCGCGGCATCATCGGCCTCTGCGGTATCGACACGCGCGCGCTGACCGCCTGGATCCGCGAGAACGGCGCCCCGAACGCGGTTATCGCCCACGACCCGAACGGTGTCTTCGACATCGAGACGCTGAAGGCCGAAGCCAAGGCCTGGAGCGGCCTCGAAGGCCTCGATCTTGCGAAGATCGCCTCCTCGGGCCAGTCCCTGCAATGGACCCAGACCCCGTGGGTCTGGAATGAAGGCTATGGCGAACTCGGCGCGGCGGACGCGAAATACCACGTCGTCTGCCTCGACTATGGCGTCAAGCGCAACA from Rhizobium sp. Pop5 includes these protein-coding regions:
- a CDS encoding GatB/YqeY domain-containing protein, producing MLRDQLATQLKEAMKAKDSERLSTVRLIQAAIKDRDIANRGTGKEQASDDEILQILAKMVKQRDESAKIYEENSRPELAAKERAEIIVIQDFMPKQLSDSEVRANISAIIAETGSSGVKDMGKVMAALKERYAGQMDFAKASATVKELLN
- the carA gene encoding glutamine-hydrolyzing carbamoyl-phosphate synthase small subunit; its protein translation is MTATAPWTIEKPTALLVLADGTVIEGKGIGATGKVQAEVVFNTALTGYEEIMTDPSYLGQIVTFTFPHIGNIGTNDEDIEDLTPAARHGAVGVIFKADITEPSNYRAAKHLDAWLKARGIIGLCGIDTRALTAWIRENGAPNAVIAHDPNGVFDIETLKAEAKAWSGLEGLDLAKIASSGQSLQWTQTPWVWNEGYGELGAADAKYHVVCLDYGVKRNILRLFAGLDCKVTVMPATTSAEDVLAMQPDGIFLSNGPGDPAATGEYAVPVIQTLIKTDIPLFGICLGHQMLGLALGAKTEKMHQGHHGANHPVKDHTTGKVEIVSMNHGFAVDSKSLPDGVEETHISLFDGTNCGLRVLGKLVFSVQHHPEASPGPQDSHYLFRRFVNMVREKKGEPALAER